The following coding sequences are from one Pseudomonas mendocina window:
- a CDS encoding Gfo/Idh/MocA family protein has product MKNIKIAVAGAGLIGRRHIELVQASESCELLAIVDPCATAIEIARSAGVPLYESLEKLFAQQHPDGVILATPNHLHVENALTCIKQGVSALIEKPVAHTLEEGKRLLEMTERSGARLLVGHHRAHSAILQRAREIIAEGIIGAPVAVMGSALFYKPDDYFDAAPWRRQAGGGPVLINMIHEIGNLRSLCGEIVSVQAQASNATRGFPVEDTVSINLRFANGALGTFLLSDTAACARSWEQTARENKSYPSYADEDCYVISGTLGSLSIPTMRLKYYARKEDRSWWKPFHTTTAELVEADPLERQLEHFCAVIRGETEPLVSVRDGLANLLITEAIAEAARTGKVVPTDSM; this is encoded by the coding sequence ATGAAGAACATCAAAATAGCTGTAGCCGGTGCAGGCCTGATTGGACGGCGCCATATCGAACTCGTCCAGGCCAGTGAAAGTTGCGAATTGCTGGCAATCGTCGACCCTTGCGCAACTGCCATCGAAATCGCCCGCTCCGCTGGTGTCCCGCTCTACGAATCTCTTGAAAAGCTATTCGCCCAGCAACACCCCGACGGGGTGATTCTGGCAACCCCCAACCATTTGCATGTGGAAAATGCCCTGACCTGCATAAAGCAGGGTGTCAGCGCTCTGATCGAGAAACCGGTCGCCCACACTCTGGAAGAAGGCAAGCGTTTGCTGGAGATGACCGAACGCAGCGGCGCCAGGCTGCTGGTCGGCCACCACCGTGCCCATAGCGCCATCTTGCAGCGGGCTCGCGAAATCATCGCCGAAGGCATCATCGGGGCCCCGGTCGCGGTAATGGGTAGCGCATTGTTCTACAAACCCGACGACTATTTCGATGCCGCCCCCTGGCGCCGTCAGGCCGGCGGCGGCCCGGTACTGATCAACATGATCCACGAGATCGGCAACCTGCGCTCGCTGTGCGGCGAAATAGTCTCGGTGCAGGCACAGGCATCGAATGCTACCCGTGGGTTCCCGGTCGAGGACACCGTGTCGATCAACCTGCGCTTCGCCAACGGCGCCCTCGGTACGTTCCTGCTATCGGACACCGCAGCCTGCGCACGCAGCTGGGAGCAGACCGCCCGGGAGAACAAGAGCTACCCCAGTTATGCGGACGAAGATTGTTATGTGATCTCAGGCACCCTGGGCTCGCTGTCGATCCCGACCATGCGCCTGAAGTACTACGCGCGCAAGGAGGATCGCTCCTGGTGGAAACCCTTCCACACCACAACCGCCGAACTGGTAGAGGCCGATCCGCTGGAGCGCCAGCTCGAGCATTTCTGCGCGGTGATCCGTGGTGAAACCGAACCACTGGTCAGCGTGCGCGACGGCCTGGCCAACCTGCTGATAACCGAGGCGATCGCCGAAGCGGCGCGCACGGGAAAAGTGGTACCCACCGACTCGATGTGA
- a CDS encoding LysR substrate-binding domain-containing protein — protein sequence MKNQNAQIANNDPLLRDLQLFCTVARRSSFIAAATEMGFSPAHVSKRILTLEQMLGVKLFNRTTRRVNITSDGEAAFIWAQKILEDVEAMIETLSGLRSEPRGTLRIGTSLRLGREHIAPILSLFRTRYPGLEIWLELLDRRADQIADNFDIDIRVGEVQEKHLIAQRISESSRILAAAPSYLKRRGQPRSLADLAQHDCLLFRGRDQSFGVWRLEGPGGVETVKVTGPMASNHSDIVRQWALEGHGIIMASHWDVAGRLKDGSLIRILPAYCQSADVWAVTTARSSNSAKVRACVQFLREQLSEGPYALITA from the coding sequence ATGAAGAATCAGAATGCACAGATAGCGAATAATGACCCGCTGCTGCGTGACTTGCAGCTGTTCTGTACGGTTGCCAGGCGTTCAAGCTTCATCGCTGCCGCTACCGAGATGGGCTTTTCCCCGGCCCATGTCAGTAAGCGCATCCTTACGCTGGAACAGATGTTGGGCGTCAAGTTGTTCAACCGAACCACCCGGCGGGTCAACATCACCAGCGATGGTGAGGCGGCCTTCATCTGGGCACAGAAGATCCTCGAGGATGTCGAGGCGATGATCGAGACGTTGTCGGGTTTGCGCAGTGAGCCGCGTGGAACACTGCGTATCGGCACCAGCCTGCGGCTTGGGCGTGAACATATTGCGCCGATTCTGTCGTTGTTCAGAACGCGTTATCCCGGGCTGGAAATCTGGCTCGAACTGCTGGACAGGCGCGCGGATCAGATTGCCGACAATTTCGATATAGATATTCGTGTCGGCGAAGTGCAGGAGAAACACTTGATCGCACAGCGCATCTCGGAAAGCTCCCGGATCCTGGCTGCTGCTCCGAGTTACCTCAAGCGTCGTGGTCAACCGAGGTCCTTGGCTGACCTGGCCCAGCACGATTGCCTGCTGTTTCGCGGCCGTGACCAGAGCTTTGGGGTCTGGCGTCTCGAGGGGCCGGGTGGTGTGGAGACCGTGAAGGTCACCGGGCCGATGGCCTCGAACCATAGCGATATCGTGCGCCAGTGGGCTCTCGAAGGACATGGCATCATCATGGCCTCGCACTGGGACGTGGCCGGCAGGCTGAAGGATGGATCCTTGATCCGGATCCTGCCGGCTTACTGTCAGTCGGCTGACGTCTGGGCGGTGACCACTGCCCGATCCTCCAACTCGGCCAAGGTGCGGGCTTGCGTTCAGTTCCTGCGTGAGCAGTTGAGCGAAGGCCCCTATGCACTGATCACTGCCTAG
- a CDS encoding OprD family porin, whose protein sequence is MTARNIIPLALLGSTALALVLPTATHAAGFVEDAKVTLGLRNYYFNRNFLNQTQGGQGQASAWTQSFILDARSGYTEGTVGFGLDVLGLYSVKLDGGRGTPGSQLLPVHDDGRQADDFGRTAVAAKAKLSKTELKVGEWFAVLPILRADDGRSLPQTFQGAQLTSNEIDGLTLYGGQFWKNSQRNDASREEMSFGGVEGDDFNFAGGEYRFNGNNTMVGVWHARLEDVYKQSYVQLTHSQPVGDWVLGANLGYVNGKEEGAAKAGKLDNKVYQGALTAKTGNNTFMVAYQRLSGDTKFMRIDGASGGTLVNDGFTNSYDNPEERSWQIRHDYNFAGLGIPGLTLMNRYVSGSNIHTGGRTDAEEWGRESELAYTIQEGSLKNLSIRWRNSDVRRDVGVDLHENRLIFNYPLSIL, encoded by the coding sequence ATGACCGCACGCAACATCATTCCATTGGCTCTGCTTGGCAGCACGGCTCTGGCCCTGGTTCTGCCGACTGCCACGCACGCCGCCGGCTTCGTCGAAGATGCCAAGGTCACCCTCGGCCTGCGCAATTACTACTTTAACCGCAACTTCCTCAACCAGACCCAAGGTGGCCAGGGCCAAGCCTCCGCCTGGACACAGAGCTTCATCCTCGATGCCCGTTCCGGCTACACCGAAGGCACCGTCGGCTTCGGCCTCGACGTACTCGGCCTGTACTCGGTGAAACTCGACGGCGGTCGCGGCACTCCAGGCAGCCAACTGCTGCCGGTACATGACGATGGCCGTCAGGCCGATGACTTCGGTCGCACCGCCGTCGCAGCCAAGGCCAAGCTGTCCAAGACCGAGCTGAAGGTCGGTGAGTGGTTCGCCGTGCTGCCGATCCTGCGTGCCGACGACGGCCGCTCGCTGCCGCAAACCTTCCAGGGCGCCCAACTGACCTCCAACGAGATCGACGGCCTGACCCTGTACGGCGGTCAGTTCTGGAAGAACAGCCAGCGTAACGATGCCAGCCGCGAAGAGATGTCCTTCGGTGGCGTAGAGGGTGATGACTTCAACTTCGCCGGTGGTGAATACCGCTTCAACGGCAACAACACCATGGTTGGCGTCTGGCACGCGCGCCTGGAAGACGTCTACAAGCAGAGCTACGTGCAACTGACCCATAGCCAACCAGTCGGCGACTGGGTGCTGGGCGCCAACCTCGGCTACGTCAACGGCAAGGAAGAAGGCGCGGCCAAGGCCGGCAAGCTGGACAACAAGGTCTACCAGGGCGCACTCACCGCCAAGACCGGCAACAATACCTTCATGGTCGCTTACCAGCGCCTGAGCGGTGATACCAAGTTCATGCGTATCGACGGCGCCAGCGGCGGCACCCTGGTCAACGACGGTTTCACCAACAGCTACGACAACCCGGAAGAGCGTTCCTGGCAGATTCGCCATGACTACAACTTCGCCGGCCTCGGCATTCCGGGCCTGACCCTGATGAACCGTTACGTCAGTGGCTCCAACATCCACACCGGCGGCCGTACCGATGCCGAAGAGTGGGGCCGCGAATCCGAGCTGGCCTACACCATCCAGGAAGGCTCGCTGAAGAACCTCAGCATCCGCTGGCGTAACTCCGACGTGCGCCGCGACGTGGGCGTCGATCTGCACGAGAACCGTCTGATCTTCAACTATCCGCTGTCGATCCTGTAA
- a CDS encoding 5-carboxymethyl-2-hydroxymuconate Delta-isomerase produces MPHCLIEAAHEVGQLIAPQELVRLVHDQAADSGLFQPGEVKVRLSLYEHHCVGGEPGLFVHLIFYVLAGRSDADKRALSRRIVRALVERLPQVPAISLDVRDIQREVFSNRRNCLED; encoded by the coding sequence ATGCCGCATTGCCTGATCGAGGCCGCCCATGAGGTAGGCCAGTTGATAGCGCCGCAGGAACTGGTGCGCCTGGTGCACGACCAGGCGGCAGACAGCGGTCTGTTCCAGCCGGGTGAGGTCAAGGTTCGTCTCAGCCTGTACGAACACCACTGCGTCGGCGGTGAGCCGGGGCTGTTCGTGCACCTGATCTTCTACGTTCTGGCTGGCCGCAGCGATGCGGACAAGCGCGCCTTGTCCCGACGCATCGTACGCGCGCTGGTGGAACGCCTGCCGCAGGTGCCGGCGATATCGCTGGATGTGCGTGATATTCAGCGAGAGGTCTTCAGTAATCGGCGCAATTGCCTAGAGGATTAG
- the soxR gene encoding redox-sensitive transcriptional activator SoxR — translation MLAPHERLERPLTVGQVAERSGVSVSTLHFYEAKGLIHSQRNAGNQRRYPRQILRRVALIKVAQRLGIPLADIGAILATLPHDHTPTAADWQRFSQHWKQELDARLERLSKLRDQLTGCIGCGCLSMDDCPLRNPGDRLGNQGSGPRLLEGD, via the coding sequence ATGTTGGCGCCACACGAACGTCTCGAGCGGCCACTCACTGTCGGCCAGGTAGCCGAACGCAGCGGGGTGAGTGTTTCCACCCTGCACTTCTACGAGGCCAAGGGGCTGATTCACAGCCAGCGCAACGCAGGTAATCAGCGCCGTTATCCACGGCAGATCCTGCGTCGGGTTGCCTTGATCAAGGTGGCGCAACGCCTGGGGATTCCGCTGGCGGACATCGGCGCGATCCTCGCGACGCTACCGCACGATCACACGCCCACAGCAGCCGACTGGCAACGCTTTTCGCAGCATTGGAAACAGGAACTGGACGCCCGCCTCGAGCGTTTGAGCAAATTGCGCGACCAACTCACCGGCTGCATCGGCTGCGGTTGTCTATCGATGGACGACTGCCCGCTGCGTAACCCCGGGGATCGCCTGGGCAACCAGGGCAGCGGCCCGCGCCTGCTCGAAGGCGATTAG
- a CDS encoding NADPH-dependent FMN reductase: MQDRIRLVLIYGSVREERFCDQVVAWAREQIGQRSEFELSLVDPAVMFRQPGEEPEAAQLRHQSQQHLLRADAFLIVTPEYNHGYPAALKQFIDEVPASWEARPVGFVSYGGVSGGLRAVEQLRQVLAELHAMTVRGSVSFTNAWEQFDEQGRLSEPRRANSAMAHMLVQLNWWAQTLRAGRERVPYERVRG; encoded by the coding sequence ATGCAGGATCGCATTCGTTTGGTTCTGATCTACGGCAGCGTGCGCGAGGAGCGCTTCTGCGATCAGGTGGTGGCCTGGGCGCGTGAGCAGATCGGGCAACGCAGTGAGTTCGAGTTGAGCCTGGTCGACCCGGCCGTGATGTTCCGCCAGCCTGGCGAGGAACCTGAAGCCGCGCAGTTGCGTCATCAGTCGCAGCAACATCTGTTGCGTGCAGATGCCTTTCTGATTGTCACCCCGGAGTACAACCACGGCTATCCGGCAGCGCTCAAGCAGTTCATCGACGAGGTGCCGGCTTCCTGGGAGGCGCGTCCGGTGGGCTTCGTCAGCTATGGCGGGGTATCCGGCGGGCTACGAGCGGTGGAGCAACTGCGCCAGGTGCTGGCGGAGCTGCACGCCATGACGGTGCGCGGTTCGGTGAGCTTCACCAATGCCTGGGAGCAGTTCGACGAACAGGGGCGGCTGAGTGAACCACGTCGCGCCAACTCGGCCATGGCCCATATGTTGGTGCAGTTGAACTGGTGGGCGCAGACGCTGCGTGCCGGGCGCGAGCGCGTGCCGTACGAGCGGGTCAGAGGCTGA
- a CDS encoding glyoxalase superfamily protein — protein sequence MQLAAPIPILRSFDEARARAFYIDYLGFAEDWSHRFEPSLPLYLQLSRGGCVLHLSEHHGDCCPGAALRIFCDDLDGLLSELRGKDYDFARPDIVAQPWGRDLALTDPFGNRLIFTDVR from the coding sequence ATGCAACTGGCCGCTCCAATTCCTATTCTGCGTAGCTTCGACGAGGCGCGAGCGCGGGCGTTCTATATCGATTACCTGGGCTTCGCCGAGGATTGGTCGCACCGCTTCGAGCCGAGCCTGCCGTTGTACCTGCAGCTATCACGCGGAGGCTGCGTGCTGCATCTGTCCGAGCACCATGGCGATTGCTGCCCGGGCGCGGCGTTGCGCATCTTCTGTGATGACCTGGATGGATTGCTGAGTGAGCTGCGCGGCAAGGACTACGACTTCGCTCGACCGGATATCGTGGCGCAGCCCTGGGGTCGTGATCTGGCGCTGACCGATCCATTCGGCAATCGCCTGATCTTCACCGACGTGCGGTGA
- the gcvT gene encoding glycine cleavage system aminomethyltransferase GcvT: protein MTTETLAKTPLHALHIELGARMVPFAGYDMPVQYPLGVMKEHLHTREAAGLFDVSHMGQILLRGENAARALETLVPVDIIDLPEGLQRYAMFTDENGGILDDLMVANLGDDTLYLVVNAACKDQDLAHLKQHIGEQCQIESLFEERALLALQGPKAVEVLARLAPEVSKMTFMQVARVRLLGSECIVSRSGYTGEDGFEISVAVDQAEALARSLLAEVEVEAIGLGARDSLRLEAGLCLYGHDMSTSTTPIEAGLLWAISKVRRADGERAGNFPGAERIFAQQREGVPSKRVGLLPQERVPVREGAEIVDAGGNVIGQVSSGGFGPSLGAPVAMGYVKASYMAIDSEVWAVVRGKRVPMKVAKTPFVPQRYYRG from the coding sequence ATGACCACTGAAACCCTCGCCAAGACTCCGCTGCATGCCCTGCACATTGAACTCGGCGCGCGCATGGTGCCCTTCGCCGGCTATGACATGCCCGTGCAGTACCCGCTGGGCGTGATGAAGGAACACCTGCATACCCGCGAGGCCGCCGGCCTGTTCGACGTCTCGCACATGGGCCAGATCCTCCTGCGTGGCGAGAACGCCGCGCGCGCCCTGGAAACCCTGGTGCCGGTGGACATCATCGACCTGCCGGAGGGCCTGCAGCGCTACGCCATGTTCACCGACGAGAACGGCGGCATTCTCGACGACCTGATGGTCGCCAACCTCGGTGACGACACCCTGTACCTGGTGGTCAACGCCGCTTGCAAGGATCAGGATCTGGCTCACCTCAAACAGCACATCGGCGAACAGTGCCAGATCGAGAGCCTGTTCGAGGAGCGCGCCCTGCTCGCCCTGCAAGGCCCGAAGGCGGTCGAAGTGCTGGCCCGCCTGGCACCGGAGGTGAGCAAGATGACCTTCATGCAGGTCGCCCGCGTGCGCCTGCTGGGCAGCGAGTGCATCGTCAGCCGCAGCGGCTACACCGGCGAAGACGGCTTCGAAATCTCCGTCGCCGTGGATCAGGCAGAAGCCCTGGCGCGCAGCCTGCTGGCCGAAGTGGAAGTCGAAGCCATCGGCCTCGGCGCACGCGATTCGCTGCGCCTGGAAGCCGGTCTGTGCCTCTACGGCCATGACATGAGCACCAGCACCACGCCGATCGAAGCTGGCCTGCTGTGGGCCATCTCCAAGGTACGCCGTGCAGATGGCGAGCGCGCCGGCAACTTCCCGGGCGCCGAGCGTATCTTCGCCCAGCAACGCGAAGGCGTGCCGAGCAAGCGGGTCGGCCTGCTTCCACAGGAACGCGTGCCGGTGCGCGAAGGTGCGGAAATCGTCGACGCAGGCGGCAACGTGATCGGCCAGGTGTCCAGCGGTGGCTTCGGCCCGAGCCTGGGCGCGCCGGTGGCCATGGGTTACGTCAAGGCCAGCTACATGGCCATCGATAGCGAAGTCTGGGCCGTGGTGCGCGGCAAGCGCGTGCCGATGAAAGTGGCCAAGACCCCGTTCGTGCCGCAACGCTACTACCGCGGTTAA
- the glyA gene encoding serine hydroxymethyltransferase, with protein MFSKHDQLQGYDDALLAAIQAEEQRQEDHIELIASENYCSQRVMQAQGSGLTNKYAEGYPGKRYYGGCEHVDKVEALAIERAKQLFGADYANVQPHSGSSANSAVYLALLGAGDTILGMSLAHGGHLTHGAKVSSSGKLYNAVQYGIDENGLIDYDEVERLAVEHKPKMIVAGFSAYSRVLDFPRFRAIADKVGALLFVDMAHVAGLVAAGLYPNPVPFADVVTTTTHKTLRGPRGGLILARKNEEIEKKLNSAVFPGAQGGPLMHVIAAKAVCFKEALEPGFKAYQQQVIDNARAMAEVFVQRGYDVVSGGTDNHLMLISLVKQGLTGKAADAALGDAHITVNKNAVPNDPQSPFVTSGIRIGTPAVTTRGFKEGECRTLAGWICDILDDLENPAVIERVRGQVADLCATFPVYAD; from the coding sequence ATGTTCAGCAAGCACGACCAACTGCAGGGCTATGACGATGCCCTGCTCGCGGCGATCCAGGCCGAAGAACAGCGCCAGGAAGACCATATCGAGCTGATCGCCTCGGAGAACTACTGCAGCCAGCGCGTCATGCAGGCGCAAGGCAGCGGCCTGACCAACAAGTACGCAGAAGGTTATCCGGGCAAGCGTTACTACGGTGGCTGCGAGCATGTGGACAAGGTCGAGGCGCTGGCCATAGAGCGCGCTAAACAGCTGTTCGGCGCCGACTACGCCAACGTCCAGCCGCACTCGGGCTCTTCGGCCAACAGCGCCGTGTACCTCGCGCTGCTGGGTGCTGGTGACACCATCCTCGGCATGAGCCTGGCACACGGTGGTCACCTGACCCACGGCGCTAAGGTGTCGTCCTCGGGCAAGCTGTACAACGCCGTGCAGTACGGCATCGACGAGAACGGCCTGATCGACTACGACGAGGTCGAGCGCCTGGCAGTCGAGCACAAGCCGAAGATGATCGTCGCCGGTTTCTCGGCCTACTCGCGCGTGCTGGACTTCCCCCGTTTCCGCGCCATCGCCGACAAGGTCGGTGCGCTACTGTTCGTCGACATGGCCCATGTCGCCGGTCTGGTTGCAGCCGGCCTGTACCCGAACCCGGTGCCGTTCGCCGATGTGGTCACCACTACCACGCACAAGACCCTGCGCGGCCCGCGTGGCGGCCTGATCCTCGCGCGCAAGAACGAAGAGATCGAGAAGAAGCTCAACTCCGCTGTGTTCCCCGGAGCCCAGGGCGGCCCGCTGATGCACGTCATCGCGGCCAAGGCGGTGTGCTTCAAGGAAGCGCTGGAGCCAGGCTTCAAGGCCTACCAGCAGCAGGTGATCGACAACGCCCGCGCCATGGCCGAGGTGTTCGTCCAGCGCGGCTATGACGTGGTCTCCGGCGGTACCGACAACCACCTGATGCTGATCAGCCTGGTCAAGCAGGGCCTGACCGGCAAGGCGGCCGACGCGGCGCTGGGCGATGCCCACATCACCGTGAACAAGAACGCCGTACCGAACGATCCGCAGTCGCCGTTCGTCACCTCAGGCATCCGTATCGGCACCCCGGCGGTGACCACCCGCGGCTTCAAGGAAGGCGAATGCCGCACCCTGGCCGGCTGGATCTGCGACATCCTCGACGACCTGGAAAACCCGGCCGTGATCGAGCGCGTGCGCGGCCAGGTCGCCGACCTGTGCGCCACCTTCCCGGTCTACGCTGACTGA